One window of the Populus nigra chromosome 4, ddPopNigr1.1, whole genome shotgun sequence genome contains the following:
- the LOC133692206 gene encoding boron transporter 1 → MEETFVPFRGIKNDLRGRLMCYKQDWTGGFRAGFRILAPTTYIFFASAIPVISFGEQLERNTDGVLTAVQTLASTAVCGIIHSIIGGQPLLILGVAEPTVIMYTFMFNFAKERADLGRNLFLAWTGWVCVWTSLLLFLLAVLGACSIINRFTRVAGELFGLLIAMLFMQQAIKGLVDEFRIPKREDPKSMEFIPSWRFANGMFALVLSFGLLLTALRSRKARSWRYGSGWLRSLVADYGVPLMVLVWTAVSYIPTENVPKGIPRRLFSPNPWSPGAYENWTVVKEMLDVPISYIIGAFIPATMIAVLYYFDHSVASQLAQQKEFNLRKPSSYHYDLLLLGFLTLMCGLIGIPPSNGVIPQSPMHTKSLATLKYQLLRNRLVATARTSLRKNASLGQLYGNMQEAYHQIQTPLMYQQPSQGLKEFKESTIQAATCTGHIDAPVDETVFDIEKEIDDLLPVEVKEQRVSNLLQATMVGGCVAAMPFLKMIPTSVLWGYFAFMAIESLPGNQFWERILLLFTAPSRRYKVLEDFHATFVETVPFKSIAMFTIFQTAYLLICFGLTWIPIAGLMFPLMIMLLVPVRQYCLPKFFKGAHLQDLDAAEYEEAPALPFNLATEAELGEGAAYGGDGEILDEVITRSRGEFRHTSSPKISSSTTTPANNPKSLQSPRLSYTYSPRISELRGQKSPKSSGRGLNSPRTGDQKLSKLGKSPSSSEQN, encoded by the exons ATGGAGGAGACATTTGTGCCTTTCCGTGGAATCAAGAATGACCTTCGGGGAAGATTGATGTGTTACAAGCAAGACTGGACAGGTGGATTTAGAGCAGGCTTCAG GATTTTGGCTCCCACCACATATATATTCTTTGCTTCCGCGATTCCGGTCATCTCATTTGGGGAACAATTGGAGAGAAATACTG ATGGAGTTCTAACAGCAGTTCAGACCCTGGCATCCACCGCAGTTTGTGGGATCATACACTCAATTATTGGAGGTCAACCTTTGCTGATATTGGGAGTTGCAGAGCCGACAGTCATTATGTACACATTTATGTTCAACTTTGCCAAAGAGAGAGCTGATTTGGGAAGGAACTTATTTCTAGCATGGACTGGATG GGTATGTGTTTGGACTTCACTCTTGCTGTTCTTACTGGCTGTCTTAGGAGCATGCTCAATTATTAATAGGTTCACTCGTGTAGCTGGAGAGTTGTTTGGTCTGCTTATTGCAATGCTCTTCATGCAACAGGCTATCAAA GGTCTCGTGGATGAATTCCGCATTCCAAAACGAGAAGATCCAAAATCAATGGAGTTTATACCTTCATGGAGGTTCGCAAATGGAATGTTTGCTTTGGTTCTATCATTTGGCCTCCTGCTCACTGCATTAAGAAGCCGCAAGGCAAGATCATGGCGCTATGGGAGTG GTTGGCTTAGAAGTTTAGTAGCAGACTACGGCGTACCCCTCATGGTTCTAGTATGGACAGCTGTTTCTTATATTCCGACAGAAAATGTTCCGAAAGGAATCCCCCGGCGTCTTTTCAGCCCAAATCCCTGGTCCCCTGGTGCATATGAGAACTGGACTGTAGTCAAG GAGATGTTAGATGTTCCCATTTCCTACATAATTGGAGCTTTCATTCCTGCTACGATGATCGCGGTGCTTTACTATTTTGACCATAGCGTAGCATCTCAACTTGCTCAGCAGAAGgaattcaatttgagaaagCCATCTTCTTATCATTATGACTTGCTTCTTTTGGGATTTCTG ACCTTAATGTGTGGTCTTATTGGAATCCCACCATCAAATGGAGTCATTCCCCAATCTCCAATGCATACAAAAAGTCTGGCCACTCTTAAGTACCAG TTGCTTCGAAATAGACTTGTCGCAACCGCACGTACAAGTCTGAGAAAGAATGCCAGCTTGGGACAACTGTATGGAAATATGCAAGAAGCTTATCACCAAATTCAGACTCCTTTGATGTATCAACAGCCCTCTCAA GGTCTAAAGGAATTCAAAGAATCAACCATCCAAGCAGCTACATGTACAGGCCATATAGATGCCCCAGTCGATGAGACAGTATTTGACATTGAGAAGGAAATTGATGATCTATTGCCTGTTGAGGTCAAAGAACAACGTGTAAGTAATTTGCTTCAAGCCACAATGGTTGGAGGTTGTGTTGCAGCCATGCCCTTTCTCAAAATGATCCCAACCTCAGTCCTTTGGGGCTATTTTGCCTTCATGGCGATTGAAAGTTTACCTGGTAACCAGTTTTGGGAAAGAATATTATTGCTCTTCACCGCACCAAGCAGAAGATACAA AGTACTTGAAGATTTCCACGCCACATTCGTAGAAACAGTTCCTTTCAAGTCAATTGCCATGTTTACAATTTTCCAGACGGCTTATTTGCTGATATGTTTTGGTCTCACTTGGATACCGATTGCGGGCCTTATGTTTCCTTTGATGATCATGCTTTTGGTTCCTGTAAGACAATACTGCCTTCCCAAGTTTTTCAAAGGAGCACACCTTCAAGACTTGGATGCAGCCGAGTATGAAGAAGCACCAGCTTTGCCATTCAATCTCGCAACA GAGGCAGAGCTGGGGGAAGGAGCTGCTTATGGAggagatggagagattttggaTGAGGTTATCACCCGAAGCCGTGGAGAGTTCAGGCACACGAGTAGTCCTAAAATCTCAAGCTCCACTACAACACCAGCAAATAATCCTAAAAGCCTTCAAAGCCCTCGTCTCTCGTACACATATAGTCCTCGTATAAGTGAATTAAGAGGGCAGAAAAGTCCCAAATCCAGTGGAAGAGGGCTTAACAGTCCAAGGACTGGAGATCAAAAGTTATCTAAACTGGGGAAGAGTCCTTCAAGTTCAGAACAAAACTAG
- the LOC133691718 gene encoding protein NIM1-INTERACTING 3-like, giving the protein MEGERREGNMVVDEEEEKINAFYTLVRNIRDVHNQILSGSKGKGKAEEKEMKSTWTPSFTWEDFAEEDHHEQFRGNFEMLPPPPPSSSKNIDEGQQPTTDQKRQDQDLDLNLSL; this is encoded by the coding sequence ATGgaaggagaaagaagagagggaaataTGGtggttgatgaagaagaagagaagatcaACGCTTTTTACACTTTGGTTAGAAATATAAGAGATGTCCATAATCAAATTTTGAGTGGTTccaaagggaaagggaaagcggaggaaaaagaaatgaaatcaaCTTGGACCCCATCTTTCACCTGGGAAGATTTTGCCGAGGAGGATCATCATGAGCAATTCAGAGGCAATTTTGAAATGCTcccacctcctcctccttcttcctcTAAGAATATTGATGAAGGACAGCAACCCACAACAGATCAGAAAAGGCAAGATCAAGATTTAGATCTCAATCTTTCACTTTGA